From one Nocardioides scoriae genomic stretch:
- the mgrA gene encoding L-glyceraldehyde 3-phosphate reductase, whose amino-acid sequence MSGTGSWTPAAERYDSADYRRCGRSGLVLPPLSLGLWQNFGTDRPEETQRAILRRAFDRGVTHFDLANNYGPPYGRAEENFGRYLAEDFAGLRDELVISTKAGYDMWPGPYGQGGGGRKYVLASLDQSLARMGLDHVDIFYSHRFDPDTPLEETIGALDTAVRSGRATYIGISSYSPEKTREAAAIARDLGTPLLIHQPSYSMLNRWIEEGLLDALDDEGMGCIVFTALAQGLLTDKYLDGVPADSRAAREGSTIGADHLDDATLAHVRGLHEIARGRGQTLAQLALQWALRDPRVTSAVIGASSVEQLDANLDALQGPELTSDELATIDQHAVDSGINLWAGSSDH is encoded by the coding sequence GTGAGCGGCACCGGCAGCTGGACGCCGGCGGCCGAGCGCTACGACTCGGCCGACTACCGCCGCTGCGGGCGCAGCGGCCTGGTGCTGCCGCCCCTCTCGCTCGGGCTCTGGCAGAACTTCGGCACCGACCGGCCCGAGGAGACGCAGCGGGCGATCCTGCGCCGCGCCTTCGACCGGGGCGTGACCCACTTCGACCTGGCCAACAACTACGGGCCGCCCTACGGCCGCGCCGAGGAGAACTTCGGCCGCTACCTCGCCGAGGACTTCGCCGGGCTGCGCGACGAGCTGGTGATCTCCACCAAGGCCGGCTACGACATGTGGCCGGGCCCCTACGGCCAGGGCGGCGGGGGCCGCAAGTACGTCCTGGCCTCGCTCGACCAGTCGCTGGCGCGGATGGGCCTCGACCACGTCGACATCTTCTACAGCCACCGCTTCGACCCCGACACCCCGCTCGAGGAGACCATCGGCGCCCTCGACACCGCGGTGCGCTCGGGCCGGGCGACCTACATCGGCATCTCGTCGTACTCCCCCGAGAAGACCCGCGAGGCAGCCGCCATCGCCCGCGACCTCGGCACGCCGCTGCTGATCCACCAGCCGTCGTACTCGATGCTCAACCGCTGGATCGAGGAGGGGCTGCTCGACGCCCTCGACGACGAGGGCATGGGCTGCATCGTGTTCACCGCGCTGGCCCAGGGCCTGCTCACCGACAAGTACCTCGACGGCGTCCCGGCCGACTCGCGCGCGGCCCGGGAGGGCAGCACGATCGGGGCGGACCACCTCGACGACGCGACCCTCGCCCACGTGCGGGGCCTCCACGAGATCGCCCGCGGTCGCGGGCAGACGCTGGCCCAGCTGGCGCTGCAGTGGGCGCTGCGCGACCCCCGCGTGACCTCGGCCGTGATCGGCGCCTCCTCGGTCGAGCAGCTCGACGCCAACCTCGACGCGCTGCAGGGACCCGAGCTGACCTCCGACGAGCTGGCCACCATCGACCAGCACGCCGTCGACAGCGGCATCAACCTCTGGGCCGGCTCCTCCGACCACTGA
- a CDS encoding oxidoreductase: MAASTSAPDLARFGPADLPDLTGRRIVVTGANSGIGFHAAKAFAQHGAQVTLACRNLDSARAAQVKLPGVTEVAELDLASQKSVAAFAERWEGPLDVLVGNAGVMTPPRYRETEDGHELQFGTNHLGHFALAGRLLPRLLEADAPRVVSVSSIAHHRGDEHVLEANPRATYNANKAYGQSKLANLLFARELQKRATAAGSALTVTACHPGVSNTGLVTSKDGLGALPGVRQLAPLVMPLVTQSSAAGAKPTMWAATYAEPGSYTGPTALAEVRGKLGQAKLSRWARDESLATRLWTVSEEATGVSFDLG, translated from the coding sequence ATGGCTGCCTCCACCTCCGCGCCCGACCTCGCCCGCTTCGGCCCCGCCGACCTCCCCGACCTCACGGGCCGGCGGATCGTGGTCACCGGCGCCAACTCCGGCATCGGCTTCCACGCCGCCAAGGCGTTCGCCCAGCACGGCGCCCAGGTGACCCTGGCCTGCCGCAACCTCGACTCCGCGCGCGCGGCCCAGGTCAAGCTGCCCGGCGTCACCGAGGTGGCCGAGCTCGACCTGGCCTCGCAGAAGTCCGTCGCGGCCTTCGCCGAGCGCTGGGAGGGCCCGCTCGACGTGCTCGTGGGCAACGCCGGCGTGATGACGCCGCCGCGCTACCGCGAGACCGAGGACGGCCACGAGCTGCAGTTCGGCACCAACCACCTGGGCCACTTCGCGCTGGCCGGGCGGCTGCTGCCCCGCCTGCTGGAGGCCGACGCCCCGCGCGTGGTCTCGGTGTCCTCGATCGCCCACCACCGCGGCGACGAGCACGTCCTCGAGGCCAACCCGCGGGCGACCTACAACGCCAACAAGGCCTACGGCCAGTCCAAGCTGGCCAACCTGCTCTTCGCCCGCGAGCTGCAGAAGCGCGCCACCGCGGCCGGCAGCGCCCTGACCGTGACCGCCTGCCACCCCGGCGTCTCCAACACCGGCCTGGTCACCAGCAAGGACGGCCTGGGCGCCCTGCCCGGCGTGCGCCAGCTGGCGCCGCTGGTGATGCCGCTGGTGACGCAGTCCTCGGCCGCGGGCGCCAAGCCGACGATGTGGGCCGCGACGTACGCCGAGCCGGGCTCCTACACCGGACCCACCGCCCTGGCCGAGGTGCGCGGCAAGCTCGGCCAGGCCAAGCTCAGCCGCTGGGCCCGCGACGAGTCGCTGGCGACCCGGCTGTGGACGGTCTCCGAGGAGGCGACCGGGGTCTCGTTCGACCTCGGCTGA
- a CDS encoding S8 family serine peptidase gives MDAEAAWALAKPGAPTRAGEGVKVGIVDTGIDTTHPCFSAKGYPAQTQLGDKRFTNDKVVVARVFANKAAQQGLTPEAVQDHGTHVAGTVACNPRTPASVDGAAIPYAPSGVAPRALLGNYNVFPGDIENARSEDILDALQAAAEDGMQVINMSLGGSAQGNQDLLTTAVDNLDRANIVVAVAAGNEGPGHYTVGSPGSAERALTAGASSVGHYTGVPVYAGATATGTPVSVTATGEFPVPTTPLTGTLVPASGTTAALPFGDGCAAGGFPAAARGGIALVARGTCSFGVKVANAEKAGAVGAIVVNNVPGDPIAMAADAAAPSTIPAVMAPYADRATLAAQAGKPVTIGVTPAYVDSNNDDIMGDFSSQGPTDVSYRVKPDVTAPGVNILSSLPQSFCDPLPAEGCWGFKQGTSMATPHLAGSAAVVRQAHPGWTAAQVRSAIVNTSEQGVLKNATAITSTETDPLVTGSGLEDLDAAVLAKLSLSSVSTSFGAVPSGSGQTLSRTVTVTNLTSTAVTTPVRVTGDPAFRASATSLSVPAGGSATLTLTYSPGKAVAKGDHSATLQLGDTAHSVLYAFAR, from the coding sequence ATCGACGCCGAGGCCGCGTGGGCGCTCGCCAAGCCCGGTGCCCCCACCCGCGCGGGCGAGGGCGTCAAGGTCGGCATCGTCGACACCGGCATCGACACCACGCACCCCTGCTTCTCCGCCAAGGGCTACCCCGCGCAGACCCAGCTCGGCGACAAGCGGTTCACCAACGACAAGGTCGTCGTGGCCCGGGTGTTCGCCAACAAGGCCGCCCAGCAGGGCCTGACGCCCGAGGCGGTGCAGGACCACGGCACCCACGTCGCCGGCACGGTCGCCTGCAACCCGCGGACCCCCGCCTCGGTCGACGGCGCCGCGATCCCCTACGCCCCCAGCGGCGTGGCCCCCCGGGCGCTGCTGGGCAACTACAACGTCTTCCCCGGCGACATCGAGAACGCCCGCAGCGAGGACATCCTCGACGCCCTCCAGGCCGCGGCCGAGGACGGCATGCAGGTCATCAACATGAGCCTCGGCGGCAGCGCCCAGGGCAACCAGGACCTGCTCACCACGGCCGTCGACAACCTCGACCGGGCCAACATCGTGGTCGCCGTCGCGGCCGGCAACGAGGGCCCCGGCCACTACACGGTCGGCTCCCCCGGCTCCGCCGAGCGCGCGCTGACCGCCGGCGCCTCGTCGGTCGGCCACTACACCGGCGTCCCGGTGTACGCCGGCGCCACCGCGACCGGCACCCCCGTGAGCGTGACCGCCACCGGCGAGTTCCCGGTGCCGACCACGCCGCTCACCGGCACCCTGGTCCCGGCCAGCGGCACCACCGCGGCCCTGCCCTTCGGCGACGGCTGCGCCGCCGGCGGCTTCCCGGCCGCGGCCAGGGGCGGCATCGCCCTGGTCGCCCGCGGCACCTGCAGCTTCGGGGTCAAGGTCGCCAACGCCGAGAAGGCCGGCGCCGTCGGCGCGATCGTGGTCAACAACGTGCCCGGCGACCCGATCGCCATGGCCGCCGACGCCGCCGCGCCCTCGACCATCCCGGCCGTGATGGCGCCGTACGCCGACCGCGCCACGCTCGCCGCCCAGGCCGGCAAGCCGGTCACCATCGGCGTCACGCCGGCGTACGTCGACAGCAACAACGACGACATCATGGGCGACTTCTCCAGCCAGGGCCCGACCGACGTCAGCTACCGCGTCAAGCCCGACGTGACCGCTCCCGGCGTCAACATCCTCTCCTCGCTGCCGCAGTCGTTCTGCGACCCGCTGCCCGCCGAGGGCTGCTGGGGCTTCAAGCAGGGCACCTCGATGGCCACCCCGCACCTCGCCGGCTCCGCGGCCGTCGTGCGGCAGGCCCACCCCGGGTGGACCGCCGCCCAGGTGCGCTCCGCGATCGTCAACACCTCCGAGCAGGGCGTGCTGAAGAACGCCACGGCCATCACCTCCACCGAGACCGACCCGCTGGTCACCGGGTCCGGCCTGGAGGACCTGGACGCCGCGGTGCTCGCGAAGCTGTCGCTGTCCTCGGTCAGCACCTCCTTCGGCGCGGTGCCCTCGGGCAGCGGCCAGACGCTGAGCCGAACCGTCACGGTCACCAACCTGACCTCGACCGCGGTCACTACCCCGGTCCGGGTCACCGGAGACCCGGCGTTCCGCGCCTCGGCCACCTCGCTGAGCGTGCCCGCAGGCGGCTCGGCGACGCTCACCCTCACCTACAGCCCCGGCAAGGCCGTGGCCAAGGGTGACCACTCCGCGACGCTGCAGCTGGGCGACACCGCCCACTCGGTGCTCTACGCGTTCGCGAGGTAG
- a CDS encoding TetR/AcrR family transcriptional regulator, with product MEVLDAAVAEFADHGWRGTTFEGVAQRSGSSVASVARVYTDKAGLLMAAFRRASFGDYDNLQAAYAGLRLHAGMSVDERLGTIADFVSGVMQRVAPLISPLQQAIAEDERIRELVEMARARRLSTSQELVRIISRDGQPRGGAVEQVYVLTSGETYLQVVEELHHPAEAYADWLRSALDVAVNGRPVAAPD from the coding sequence ATGGAGGTGCTCGACGCCGCGGTCGCGGAGTTCGCCGACCACGGCTGGCGCGGCACCACGTTCGAGGGCGTGGCCCAGCGGTCGGGGTCGTCGGTCGCGTCGGTGGCGCGGGTCTACACCGACAAGGCCGGGCTGCTGATGGCGGCCTTCCGGCGCGCCAGCTTCGGCGACTACGACAACCTGCAGGCGGCGTACGCCGGGCTGCGGCTGCACGCCGGCATGTCGGTCGACGAGCGCCTCGGCACCATCGCCGACTTCGTCTCCGGGGTGATGCAGCGCGTCGCCCCGCTCATCTCCCCGCTGCAGCAGGCGATCGCCGAGGACGAGCGGATCCGCGAGCTGGTGGAGATGGCCCGGGCCCGGCGGCTGTCGACGTCGCAGGAGCTGGTGCGGATCATCAGCCGCGACGGCCAGCCGCGCGGCGGGGCCGTCGAGCAGGTCTACGTGCTGACCTCGGGCGAGACCTACCTGCAGGTCGTGGAGGAGCTCCACCACCCGGCGGAGGCCTACGCCGACTGGCTGCGCAGCGCGCTCGACGTCGCGGTCAACGGCCGCCCGGTCGCCGCCCCCGACTGA
- a CDS encoding tryptophan 2,3-dioxygenase gives MSLEHGERPIEEGVRTDLREALDYGTYLDLDRLLSAQHPVSRPEHPDELLFIVQHQTTELWFKLVLHELRGVRAHLDADDVARARKSLARVKHIFRTLTEQWSVLATLTPSEYVEFRDFLGPSSGFQSHQYRAVEFVLGNKNAGMLQVFDGHPEARAVLQELLESPTVYDALLAFLARHGHDVPAEVLDRDVRRAWVERPELVPVLATLYEDTATHWEGYAICEDLVDLEDAFQFWRFRHLRTVQRTIGFKTGTGGSSGVGFLQRALELTFFPELYAVRTGIRAPDQSHHRAPHRPDDTPRYHP, from the coding sequence GTGTCCCTGGAGCATGGGGAACGCCCGATCGAGGAGGGCGTCCGGACCGACCTGCGCGAGGCGCTCGACTACGGCACCTACCTCGACCTCGACCGCCTGCTGTCCGCCCAGCACCCGGTCAGCCGGCCCGAGCACCCCGACGAGCTGCTCTTCATCGTCCAGCACCAGACCACCGAGCTGTGGTTCAAGCTGGTGCTCCACGAGCTGCGCGGCGTGCGCGCCCACCTCGACGCCGACGACGTGGCCCGCGCCCGCAAGTCCCTGGCCCGGGTCAAGCACATCTTCCGCACGCTCACCGAGCAGTGGTCGGTGCTGGCGACCCTGACCCCCAGCGAGTACGTCGAGTTCCGCGACTTCCTCGGCCCCTCCTCGGGCTTCCAGTCCCACCAGTACCGCGCCGTGGAGTTCGTCCTCGGCAACAAGAACGCCGGCATGCTCCAGGTCTTCGACGGGCACCCCGAGGCCCGCGCCGTGCTGCAGGAGCTGCTCGAGAGCCCCACCGTGTACGACGCCCTGCTGGCCTTCCTGGCCCGCCACGGCCACGACGTCCCCGCCGAGGTGCTCGACCGCGACGTCCGCCGGGCCTGGGTCGAGCGGCCCGAGCTGGTGCCGGTGCTCGCCACCCTCTACGAGGACACCGCCACCCACTGGGAGGGCTACGCCATCTGCGAGGACCTCGTCGACCTCGAGGACGCCTTCCAGTTCTGGCGCTTCCGCCACCTGCGCACGGTGCAGCGCACCATCGGCTTCAAGACCGGCACCGGCGGCAGCTCCGGCGTGGGGTTCCTGCAGCGCGCGCTCGAGCTGACCTTCTTCCCCGAGCTGTACGCCGTCCGCACCGGCATCCGGGCCCCCGACCAGTCCCACCACCGCGCCCCCCACCGGCCCGACGACACCCCGAGGTACCACCCGTGA
- the kynU gene encoding kynureninase, whose amino-acid sequence MTATRPAVLDLLPAELVAEAARLDAEDPLAAHRERFVLPEGVVAYLDGNSLGRPLKATRDRLPGFVEQEWGERLIRSWDERWMARPTELGDLVGRAALGAAPGQTVVADSTTVLLYKLVRAAVTARPDRTVIVADTENFPTDRYVVDAVARETGREVRWISPDPATGVQPEEVAAHVGADTALVLLSHVAYKSAFVADLAGITAVAHDAGALVLWDLSHSAGAVELALDDADVDLAVGCSYKYLNGGPGAPAFAYVASRLHDELVQPIAGWMGHADPFAMGPSYAPAAGVRRLVSGTPPILGMLPLQDMAALVEQVGMPAIRAKSVLLTAYVLRVADEALASHGVTVASPRDPAVRGGHVTLDHPAMQQVVATLWERGVVPDFRHPSGLRAGMSPLSTSFTEVAVALAHVVDCLQPTAP is encoded by the coding sequence GTGACCGCCACCCGCCCGGCCGTCCTCGACCTGCTCCCCGCCGAACTGGTCGCCGAGGCAGCCCGCCTCGACGCCGAGGACCCGCTGGCCGCACACCGCGAGCGCTTCGTGCTGCCCGAGGGCGTGGTGGCCTACCTCGACGGCAACTCGCTGGGCCGGCCGCTCAAGGCCACCCGCGACCGGCTGCCCGGGTTCGTGGAGCAGGAGTGGGGCGAGCGGCTGATCCGGTCGTGGGACGAGCGCTGGATGGCCCGGCCCACCGAGCTCGGCGACCTCGTCGGCCGCGCGGCCCTCGGTGCGGCGCCCGGCCAGACGGTCGTGGCCGACTCCACCACCGTGCTGCTCTACAAGCTGGTGCGCGCCGCCGTCACCGCCCGGCCCGACCGCACCGTGATCGTGGCCGACACCGAGAACTTCCCGACCGACCGCTACGTCGTGGACGCCGTCGCCCGCGAGACCGGCCGCGAGGTGCGCTGGATCTCGCCCGACCCGGCCACCGGCGTGCAGCCCGAGGAGGTGGCCGCCCACGTCGGCGCGGACACCGCGCTGGTGCTGCTGAGCCACGTCGCCTACAAGTCGGCCTTCGTCGCCGACCTGGCCGGCATCACCGCGGTCGCCCACGACGCCGGCGCGCTGGTGCTGTGGGACCTGTCCCACTCCGCGGGTGCGGTCGAGCTCGCGCTCGACGACGCCGACGTCGACCTCGCGGTGGGCTGCTCCTACAAGTACCTCAACGGCGGCCCCGGCGCCCCCGCCTTCGCCTACGTCGCCTCGCGGCTCCACGACGAGCTCGTGCAGCCGATCGCCGGCTGGATGGGCCACGCGGACCCGTTCGCGATGGGCCCGTCGTACGCCCCGGCGGCCGGCGTGCGGCGCCTGGTCAGCGGCACCCCGCCGATCCTCGGGATGCTCCCGCTCCAGGACATGGCCGCGCTGGTCGAGCAGGTCGGGATGCCCGCGATCCGGGCCAAGTCGGTGCTGCTGACGGCGTACGTCCTGCGGGTCGCCGACGAGGCCCTGGCGTCCCACGGCGTCACCGTGGCCTCGCCCCGCGACCCGGCCGTCCGCGGCGGCCACGTCACCCTCGACCACCCCGCCATGCAGCAGGTCGTGGCCACGCTGTGGGAGCGCGGCGTGGTGCCCGACTTCCGCCACCCCAGCGGCCTGCGCGCCGGCATGTCACCGCTGTCGACCAGCTTCACCGAGGTCGCCGTCGCCCTGGCCCACGTCGTCGACTGCCTGCAGCCGACCGCCCCCTGA
- a CDS encoding VOC family protein translates to MAIAQFPVAVLDCPDPRVLAEFYGALLDWTVEVDDDGSWAEIKADYGQMFCFQRVEEYAAPQWPGQERPQQFHLDVNVDDLDEAEKAVVELGATKHETQPGTTFRVFLDPAGHPFCLCVS, encoded by the coding sequence ATGGCCATCGCCCAGTTCCCCGTCGCCGTCCTCGACTGCCCCGACCCGCGCGTGCTCGCGGAGTTCTACGGCGCCCTGCTCGACTGGACGGTCGAGGTCGACGACGACGGCAGCTGGGCGGAGATCAAGGCCGACTACGGGCAGATGTTCTGCTTCCAGCGCGTCGAGGAGTACGCCGCGCCGCAGTGGCCCGGGCAGGAACGGCCCCAGCAGTTCCACCTCGACGTCAACGTGGACGACCTCGACGAGGCCGAGAAGGCGGTCGTCGAGCTCGGGGCCACCAAGCACGAGACGCAGCCGGGCACGACGTTCCGGGTCTTCCTCGACCCGGCCGGCCACCCGTTCTGCCTCTGCGTGTCCTAG
- a CDS encoding DJ-1/PfpI family protein, translating to MTTRCGLLAFDGCDGMDLVGPLEVLLTANRLAERRGGAAPFEVLVVGEREVELYGGLRVLPTTSVADAGRLDLLVVPGAIDLEAATPDDAVRELAARSEVLASVCTGSFFLHRTGLVGDRPVTTHWEDVDLLASRGAEVRDDVRWVDSGSLVTSGGISSGIAMTLHLVERLADRSLAEATARQIDYVWTERRTPASGS from the coding sequence ATGACGACCCGCTGCGGACTGCTGGCCTTCGACGGCTGCGACGGCATGGACCTGGTCGGCCCGCTGGAGGTGCTGCTGACCGCCAACCGGCTGGCGGAGCGGCGCGGTGGGGCGGCGCCGTTCGAGGTGCTGGTGGTGGGCGAGCGCGAGGTCGAGCTGTACGGCGGGCTGCGGGTCCTGCCCACCACCTCGGTGGCCGACGCCGGCCGGCTCGACCTGCTGGTGGTGCCCGGGGCGATCGACCTCGAGGCCGCGACCCCCGACGACGCGGTCCGCGAGCTGGCCGCCCGCTCCGAGGTGCTGGCCTCGGTCTGCACGGGCTCCTTCTTCCTGCACCGCACCGGCCTGGTCGGCGACCGACCGGTCACCACCCACTGGGAGGACGTCGACCTGCTGGCCTCCCGCGGCGCCGAGGTCCGCGACGACGTCCGCTGGGTCGACAGCGGCTCCCTGGTCACCTCCGGCGGCATCAGCTCGGGGATCGCCATGACCCTCCACCTCGTCGAGCGCCTCGCCGACCGGTCGCTGGCCGAGGCCACCGCCCGCCAGATCGACTACGTCTGGACCGAGCGGCGTACCCCCGCCAGCGGGTCCTGA
- a CDS encoding DUF4238 domain-containing protein: MSDDGEQADAEAREWLAATNPQAFVGSRHHVVPRFLLERWANDRGQVRVFRRIEQRLDTCNIRDLAIKDFYTVIDTDGRKNSAMESLLGVIESATKPIVDDLLSPWRTPRMTMEDIARLAQFASFQATRTPRRRREIELEVDWYAKTMAQGVIADEELQRLTIAPHQNELVELTSSSADKILPFFACRPIALVRLDAPRLLICDEPVIVNAPVGAFHLDDCHLTDAEVKKRYENWLRKTKKKKRGRHPPPGRKVHFSSTVPTGFGTADELVLTLSPTAALLWGPLMDTPPVRDIERLRLTGHEAERFADMANTAMSAQALDWVAGRVTDKTFDTRHFPPTGPLMRVCDGTNAASLAVNTPPDRFRPRRLTVPG; the protein is encoded by the coding sequence ATGAGCGACGACGGTGAGCAAGCCGACGCCGAAGCGCGAGAGTGGCTCGCAGCTACTAACCCTCAGGCGTTCGTCGGCTCACGCCACCACGTCGTCCCGCGTTTCCTTCTCGAACGTTGGGCGAACGACCGCGGGCAGGTGCGCGTGTTCCGTCGCATTGAGCAACGTCTCGACACCTGCAACATCCGCGACCTCGCGATCAAGGACTTTTACACCGTCATCGACACCGACGGCCGAAAGAACTCAGCGATGGAGTCACTGCTCGGCGTCATCGAGTCCGCCACCAAACCAATCGTGGACGACCTCCTCAGCCCGTGGAGGACGCCGCGCATGACCATGGAAGACATCGCCCGTCTGGCCCAGTTCGCGTCCTTCCAAGCCACTCGAACTCCACGCCGCCGCCGCGAGATCGAGTTGGAGGTCGACTGGTATGCCAAGACGATGGCGCAAGGAGTCATCGCGGACGAGGAGCTTCAACGCCTCACCATCGCGCCGCACCAGAACGAGCTCGTCGAACTCACGAGCAGCTCCGCCGACAAAATCCTTCCCTTCTTCGCGTGCCGCCCCATCGCGCTGGTCCGGCTCGACGCCCCACGACTACTCATCTGCGACGAACCAGTCATCGTCAACGCACCCGTGGGGGCCTTCCACCTCGACGACTGCCACCTCACCGACGCCGAGGTGAAGAAGCGTTACGAGAACTGGCTGCGCAAAACCAAGAAGAAGAAGCGGGGTAGGCACCCACCTCCGGGTCGGAAGGTCCACTTCAGTTCGACCGTGCCCACAGGTTTCGGCACCGCTGACGAGCTCGTTCTCACGCTCAGCCCCACCGCAGCACTGCTCTGGGGGCCGCTCATGGACACTCCACCCGTGCGCGACATCGAACGACTGCGCCTCACCGGCCACGAGGCAGAGCGGTTCGCCGACATGGCCAACACCGCGATGTCGGCGCAAGCACTCGACTGGGTCGCCGGCCGCGTCACCGACAAGACCTTCGACACGAGGCACTTCCCGCCAACCGGTCCCCTCATGCGCGTGTGCGACGGCACGAACGCCGCATCGCTCGCCGTCAACACACCACCCGACCGGTTTCGCCCTCGGCGCCTCACCGTGCCCGGCTAG
- a CDS encoding helix-turn-helix domain-containing protein: protein MPRRSSLYRVPNQWLSAGTWPRGTFTADAPDAVAHAVAIAMALAAALEGRNKSEVAAAAEIERSTLYDILAGKSWPDTVTLAKLEAHLGQTLWPATPAPPLRRATDKAPD from the coding sequence GTGCCGCGTCGCAGCAGCCTCTACCGGGTTCCGAACCAGTGGCTGTCCGCAGGAACCTGGCCCCGCGGGACCTTCACTGCAGACGCCCCGGACGCGGTCGCCCACGCAGTCGCTATCGCCATGGCGCTCGCAGCGGCACTAGAGGGGCGCAACAAGAGCGAGGTTGCCGCCGCAGCCGAGATTGAGCGCTCCACGCTGTACGACATCTTGGCGGGCAAGTCGTGGCCAGACACCGTCACGCTCGCCAAGCTCGAGGCCCACCTGGGGCAGACGCTGTGGCCCGCTACCCCGGCTCCGCCCCTTCGTCGCGCCACCGACAAAGCACCCGACTAG